The Solea senegalensis isolate Sse05_10M linkage group LG14, IFAPA_SoseM_1, whole genome shotgun sequence genomic sequence CCACAAAAATACTTTGACCCATGACAGATTCCAAGATACCACGTGAAAGGCTGCCTGTGGTCTGGACCCAGACAATTGCCACATTTTTATGAagcatttatattttaactgaCCGCTACATGACAGCTTTTCTAACCTCTACAGCACTGGACCAAGAAGTGCAAAAAGTACATGTGCTGTAAATTACCATGTGACGACAGTCGTATCAGTGAATTGCAGacttgtttcaaagtaaaagcctcTCCTGAACTtaccctcctcttcttcctggcTTTGGCCTCAGCGACTCGTTTGATGGGTCTGGCATCAATCTCCTTCCACTTTTGTTTGTACTCCTCCACCATCTCTTTGGTGAGAGGTATAGGCTTCTTCCTGTGTCTGCGCTCGTCGTCAATAAACCACTCTGGTACTTCCCATGGCTCCTCAGAACTAGCAAACCTACAGAAGCAAAAAAGCCGTACTTATAACACTGTGTTATGTagtaattcatgttttatttttacatctttATCTAATAGTTGGACCAACTGACCCAAATACTGTAGATGTTATCAGTATAAtaacaattaaacattttaatttaaataacatCTTTTATTGTTCCTTCTGAAGATGAGAATCATGATAAATTTGGTGCATTGTGAAAATGGACAAATTATACTTTGGTGGGTGATATTACAATACTAAAGAGTTTATAAACTGAGATTGTATTATGTTACAACGTACACAAAGGGTAAATATTTCCCCACCATAGCTATACATTGCTAGTTTTTCTTAAGACGCTTATCAATAATAAGAAAATGACTGATATTCTTACTCCTCAACTAACAGAATCAGATAGAATGGGTGCACTTTGAACCATCACAAACCTATGAAAGGAGGTATCCACCAGGTCTCTGGCTCTTTTCTTAGATGTAGCAATCTGGCAGCCGAGGGCCAAACCTTCAGCATCAAGGATCCTGGCTTTCTTACCTGCGGAACACAAAACACTCTGACCTACAGGTAGATTTTTGCCATCTTTGATTCTGCATTGGCCAAGTACCATTACTGATAAAATGATGATTGACTACTCCTAAAGTTtgcaaataaaacctttttaatgGCAAAGTCACATTTTATGTTGTGCTTTCATGTATTcaatatttggttttatttaaaatattacgttgttaaataaatgttaatagaagtaatcaatgaatcaattttgtgaatcatttgttattattaaacctATAATTGACATTTATCagatatagtaaaaaaaaaagaaaatcagctaaACATTTCAACTAAAAGAAACAACCCATCATCACATGAtggctgccctgatttctaaagatGGACACAGTCGTTAGtcatagaaaaacccatatcgGACAATCTCCACTCACCCTATAGTGATTGTTGGATCAGAAACAAAGATTTCTCTTTAGCCAAATCTCTAATCAATAGAAAGTAAATGTTTGTCATTACTCACTGGTGCTTTCAACAGGAACAACCTGGAAGTCGTCATCTTCTGCGTCTCCCGACTTCCCACCAGCGCTCTTCGCCTGCTTCATCTTAGTAATCTCCCTGAAATTTATTTTGCAAAGTTAAGACTGGTTGTATATCAATTTAATTGTGATTTTAGGATTTAATTTATGTGAAATGTTAAAGCACAGAAAGCTGTACAGCAATAAAATGAAGTTTGGTCATTCGATTCACTACCcgtcttaaaaacacaaactggacatgcaaaataaatgagGTTTTACTTCTCATCATCACTGCTGTCATCCGAGTCGCTGTCACTCTCCTCTTTAGCTTCCTGTGAAGGTCCTGCTTTTTCCTCTGGCTCAGCAGCTTCCTCCTCAGCTTTCctctttttgctttttcctATGAAAGATTCAAATTATTTTCAGTTCCAAATTGagaacatgttttattcttgtaaCTATAATAAGAAACAttatcagccacaacattaaaccCTGTGCTTaatattgtgtattgtgtgcGCTTTTGGACCTTGCCGACTTTTGAGAAAttaaagagaaacagaggatGGTTGTTACCTGTCGTTTTGCTCTGGAGCAACTCAGTCTGCTGGAGTTCACTCTCTGCATCTCCTTCCAGGTCTATCTCTGAGAAGATGCCCTGCAGAGTAAACAGGCAGCACAGTTACAGGTTAGAGAGAAGTTATAGACCCAGAGCCCAAGCTGCCTATTTTTGGTGTCATTAAAGATTTTTCTTGAACCCAGACCTGAGCAGTCATTTTTTCCTAGTTTTCCCCTTAAGAATTGTTGTTGCTTTAAGGAAGTAATGGCTTGTTGAAAAACTTGATACACCAACTCATGGCTCGGTTGAAAACGTTCCTGGATTATTATGATAGCATATTCACTTGAAAAATATGTGACGTAATGAAGTCGCTTAGTAAATGCGACTGATGATCAAACTGTCACCATCCACCTGAACTATTTATGTTGCATTATgggaggaaacaaacaaacaaaccttgcTAAACCACAGGTTGGTTTCTCGCTCTTTCTTCTCATCCTTTCCCTCCAGCTCCACCAGCAAACCACTGTCCTGtccttcatcatcctcctcttcctctgcaaattttactctgaaaaacaaatgcataaatTACCAGATAatgaacacaacatttttaagATTACTGAGggcatctctctctttttttttaatactataTAATTAAAGGTAAACTCAAAACTTAAGAATAGTTTAATCAACCATTAAAAAACCAATGAGTTTCTTAATATTGGATTTTAACATTGAGGATGAGCCtccacacaaaacatttttaacctcAGGCTTCATATAGGGTCAGAGTATCTGttctggaaataatgatgtcattatgGAGACAAGTAGGACGAACTGCCCCTGAAGACTCAACAATCATCTTTACTAGTGTCCGAGGTTTGTGGTCTGAACAGATACTCACTTCTTCTTATTTGGTGCTTTCTTCTCCAAATCTGCctgtctctgctccacctctTCCAAGTCCTCATCATCCAAATCAGATGCCAGGGACATTTTATctgcctcatcatcatcctcagacAGGTGCATGTCATCTTCTCCGTCTGCTAGAGTATCTGCGGTCTGCATGTCTCCCTTGGATATATCAGCCAGCACCTGATAGAGAGGTTAACACCAAAGGAACATCCTGTTGGTATTGGTATCAaacatgtgctgctgctctATGTAAATTGTGGTGGTTCAAAAGGTCTGCTGATCTGCAGACTCcaatcagagcagagcaggtTGGATTCAGTCTTCAACATGAGTTACCATGGTGATGTAGCACAGTGAGCAAGTAAGTTATAAAATTTGAGTGTGACAAAACCCCACCGGTGAACCtcagagtgtaaaaaaaaaaaaaaaggcaaagtaGGCGGTTCATTACGTTTTTCTTCTTGATGGAGGTGAGGGAGAACAGGGATGTGTCATTGTCGTCGGCAATGGAGACACCTGGCAGGTCCATCTTCAGttccactctctccctctgcttcctCCGCTCCTTTAgcagcttcctcttcttcctgatGGAGCATAATGGTGGTACAAACTAAGACCAAAGAGCATGATCATGTTCCCCATCAAGGGAAATACCTTCACATTGCCTTTGTACTTCACCACCAGGTCTGTGAAGTGTGTTGCAAGTTAAAACTGTTCATAGAGAAAAACGTTATTAGTGTAaagatgattaaaataagacattaccTTTTGAGCTCAGCTACCTCTTCAGCTTTCAGCTCTGCCAGTTTCTGCAccatctcttcctcttcattctcctcctcatctACATCATCTTTTTTCTTGTCTGGTTCTGCGTCTGAATCTTCATCAGAACTTATGCTGAAACCAAAGCATACAGAGCTGTTGAGGTGCTTTGTCACAAATCCTTGTAAAGACACAACAACTAAGTTTTAGTGGCTCTTTTTACCTGACATCCTGGTCAAGCTTTTTGGCTGCTTCCTTCAGTTTCTTGGCCAGATATTTTCGCAGCTTGGACCTCCAGCTCAGTAGCATGCTGCAGACATGAGGATAGCGTAAGGTTCCTGAACTTTAtctgcattattatttataaaaaacaacgCTCTGATCTGCCAatctattttacttttttataaataaattgcaaactggggggtggagtggctcagtggttaagaccggtaccctgtgtgcgaaagaaatcatggtcgcaagttcaactccacccctggctgattgtactcaattccgctttggatgaaagcttctaaatgctaaatgacatgtaatgtaatgtatctGCTGTTTTATTATATAGAAACCTTAGCAAACGCCATTAGATATGGGACTTACCGGAGTTCTTTACGCCCCAAGACTTTAATGTCACGACAACACAGCTTTATCTCATTACTGGTGGCTGCATGAGACTCCAGGTCTGGGTTGTCAAAGGAGATCTGAATTAAAGATGACATAGGGACAACAAGTGAGCTTATACTGCATGTATTCAAAAAACATTCTCAAATTCAAGTGAGAATTAAAATCTTAAAccatgtcttgttttgctccCAAGCAGATAATCGATATGGCTGTCACAGTAACCACAAAAATGTGCGATTAGAACTAGCCAATCGTCAAAAAGACACCACAGAATGTGACCTCACCTTGTATTTAGACCAGTTCAACGATGGCAACTGCACTGGTGGCTAAACAAGTGGTGTGGTCCTTAAAGAGCAACAGTGTGAGCTGCTGATGCGAACATACTATTGTGTTGACTATTGACAACGATTCACTGGACATACACTTGTTTAATTGATCATAGCATTCTTCCTCGGTTGGCAACACTGGCTAATTCACCAtctttacacacaaatgcatataTTATGGTTATTATAGCATAGCAGTTAGCTAAGCAAGCAATAGCTTCTCTCTCCCCTGCTTGCTCTTGGTTTGTGCACCAGATGTTTATTTGCTATGCTTAAGACAGTGTATGTGAACAGTTGTGTTGCTCTTTCTCCATAGAGTGACCTTTGTGCCAGGATACATGCCATACATTTACAGCTCACATATATTGGGACCATTTATGAAAGAATATGCACAGATTAAAAAGGACACATATCTCACCTCATTGGCTTTGCTCAGGAAGTCCACAGGATTGTCAGCTTTGAGAAATGAAGTCACTGTGAAGCTGTGGTAGAGTGTCAGATCACCATCAGTGTATCCCTCCGCCTTGAACAGAACAACTGCTTGGTCAGTAAAGTCATGATATAATTTAGGCTGTGTGTGGGTGAGAACTACTGCACCACATTTACACTATCGAGTTAATTACAGGAAATTATAAATCAAGTTCGACATCCACACAGCGACTCAACAGATCTGTTACACACTGTTACCTTTGGCTTCTTGACAGGAATAAGCTCCTTCACGGTTTTGGCCTGCACTTCCACCTCTTTGAAAGCATGTTTGGGATCAAAGAACTTACTGTCGATTTTGTCCGGGGCAACAAAGCctgttaaagtaaaacaaacaggcTTTAGATATGATCTGCAAAAGGTGATTAAAATATAGACTCCaactttacaaacaaaaaatccaGAGGGTTGCTAACTGACCCTGACAGACGACAAAGATCTCAGCAGACTCGTTCCTGGATGCCTGTGGCTTTGTGGCCTGCACCTTCTTGAAGAACTGCTGGAAGATCCAGATCAGTGGCTGGTAGTCTTTGGACCGGAAGACCTTTGTCACAAAAGTGCCACCTTTGGTGAGAAACTCACAAGCCAGTTTCAGAGCCATAAGAGTCAGATGAGCTGGTGGTGATGAGAGGGACAGAAAGAGATTATTGAGCTGTTCAGTTCAAATACCATCTACTATAACACAAGTATGAGCCTTTTATAAAATAcacaagacaaaataaacaagagaAGATATTGCAAAAAAGTTTCCTAAATAATATACAAATGTGGCAGGTCCAAACATCTAAAACCACCATCACGTTCAAAGCTTTGTCAGATTTTTGGACTTTTCCTTTGAAGGTTGTTCATAATAGATTTGTAATATACCAGTTTTCTTTCACATATGTGGCCATTAACTTCTTCAAGGATAATCTTTACAAATTGGAAGCAATTTCAGACATTTGACATTTCACATGGTCCCATGTCACTGTCATAGAGTCAGCACTCACTTGTTAGATAAGACCTACATGTCATGTTTCTAAAAATGAACAATATCAGATTACAAATACTTTTGAGTAATGCATATAAAATATGGCTTGTCTGACAGTTCTCATATAAAATGTTCATACAGCATTCAAAAACTGATTTGGACATTGTCTACCATGGCAGAAGCATCCTGGTGAGCCCTTATGATTCCATCAAGGTTTCTGTCCTTAAACATTTGCTTTAGGTGTACTTACCTTGTGAAAATGCATCATGTTGCCAGTTGGCTCCAACATTTGGCGCTCCATCATTTAACACAACATCAACCTTCCATGTCTGCAGCTCCTTTCGCAGAGCCTGCATAAGAGAGATAATTTCTCAGTTGTCAAGAACAACCACTGTATAGTCTGTGATTTTAGagcaatatacagtatcttCGTAAAACAGCATCACATTCCAGATGAAAAAAACCCTACTTGTCCATGTTTTATTAAATTTCTTAAACTAACCAATCAGACCCACTGTCCTCTGCAGTAGctgtctcacctgtctgcaTTTCTCACTGGTGATGTCTTCTTGCAGCGCCACCACATTTGGAATTGGCTTGATGGGCACCAGGTCAACACCTGACAGGAGGTAATAATTACTAACACactcattttcaaatttcagaAATACCTTATAATAGAGTAAAACAACTGtttctatttcttttattttacttgattAAAAGAGttaattacattaaaaccaTTAATATGACAGTTAGGACTATTTTATAATTTGGACATTTTCTGAAATTATGCACTGAGTCCACTGGTAAGATTTAACAGTAACCAAGatgcaaaataattcaaaaaaattCTGAATCACAGAAACATGAGAATTATGTATGGAAAACTGAAAAAGGTCAAAATAAGAACACTGGACTCACCGATAATGAGACTTGAAACGGGCATAAACTTTGACGCTACCTGTAACCTACAGAGAGAATTGTATTCATCAGTCTGAGAGACCATTAATTTCTTATAATGTAATACAAATGTACTCACTTGACATTTAttcagaatagcctttattgtcattgtagaAAATACATCGAAATTGAGTATAGCTCTTTGTACGTCAACATTAAATGATTATATGTAATCAAACAgataattatatattaaaatatatcatgttttaatataagataagtgttatttatttataagtaaTAAATTACCACCCAATGATAGATAACAACTCTATATAGGAGGTACAGTTTCATCTCAAAACAACGCCATTACAAAAGTAAGGTCTCTTCCTGTGCTAGTctcaaaacaattaaaatctGAGCGTTTAATAGACACGATGTTAACATGTTCACACGAGGGCtttaaatgtttgcatttgACACAGAAGTATGTTCAGTGATCGGGTGTTGACAGCAGCTCACCATCCTCCGGGAGCAGCGCACAGGTCGACCAGAGCTCTGGCTTTCTGCAGAAACTGAAATTTACGGTTGAGTTGGATGAGTTTAAAGGAAGAACGGGAGCGATAACCTGGAAAAGAAGAGGCACAGATGAGCGAGTCAACTAGCACACATGCTAACGCTAATATCTCCCTCAAAGTAATGTACCCGTTTCTTTGGCCAGGTGGTAGAATTTATCTTTCCGGCTCTTTCCGACTTTAAGTTTCTTCCCCATGTTTGTGGCTGCGGTTGTATAAAGGACTCAAACACGGATAATGTCACACTTAAACTACGTCCATGAAAACAACACGTGTGACTACTGCCTCGGCGCCGGATATTCACGTCGTGCCgattttcttcttctatggttTTGTTTCCGTGGTTTACAGGACACTACCGCCACCTGCTGTCTGAAAAGTCCTACTTTTAAATGCACGTGGAAAAAAGGCATCCCAGGATTGTGCTCCTTCAGACTGGAACACTCTACACACTATACAATGAATTTTTATTCTGAAGCATTtataatctaaatataaaatgtttctgTCGTTAGGCTCTCCAAtgtctgttgttgtctttgttgatgagtgtgtgttgctgctgcctcgtggCCAGAACACCCTTCGAAAAGAGATTTGCAATCTCAATGGGATTatcctggtaaaataaataataaataatatttttttagtgTTGGCAGTACTTTCTACATGATACACCTGTAGTTCACTATATTTTACAGCCATGcttatgatgatatttttcaAACTAACTCTTGAAGTGATAGCATTTAATGCACTTATGTAGTTCAAGAATGATTAAGAATGATTTTGTTATTATATGATAATGTAATGATAATGATCCCTGAATGAAGCATATTCATTGACACTGAAAATATGCATTAGCTGCTGTTTACCCTTTACCATTAGTTGTATAGTTTACCCTATACGACAGTAAATATGCAAAAGCAGtataagtcatttttaaaacagaatcaGTCAAAAGTTGTAATGAAGCAGTGCAATGTAGTTATGCAGATTTGTTGTTAATTTCTTGTCTCCACCCCAGTAAGGAAGTAAAGGAATGTTTCTTTCTAGAAGAACAGTGTAAATGCCCTAATGATTACAGCTACATTCAAAACTGTCAGCTGTTATTTTGCTTTCTAGTTTGGTGCCTAGATTATTTAAAGCATAAAATATTGTACACTCACTAAAGATGGATAATTGTCAATATTAGATTTAATTTGATAATATGTTatttgaaacactgaaataagTGAATAAGTAACACATGTTTGCATTGTCatgctttatttaaatttgaatcaTGGATAAATTTGAATGTTGGAAGATAACACCCCTCGGTGAAAAACAGCTGTCAGAAAGGCCTGTTTCTGGATCGTGTGTTTATCAATCCCAGGACAGAAAAGGCACTGGCTGCTGCCGAAACCAAACTGATGGCCCCAATCGCTCTTGTGGCCTGTGGACATGAAACAGATTTATTATGACAAAGAACAGCAGAGGTCTGTATTTTATTACATCTTAGTGATACAGCATAATTCACAATTGATAAGTGCATAATTATTGCTGCTCAAACCTTTTGTCTAAATCCTAACCACACTTGTTTCAAATTTAGTGCTGTGACTTGGTCAATGAGATTACATACAAAGTCCATGCAAAGATGCGAGAAGATTCCCCAGGTGATGCAAAGACCTgaaatttgcattgttttgttcCTGCTGTCCTTAATTCTCATGACCCTTGGTCACAAAAGTCAATTTGTAGTGAGATTCCTCCAACATCCAAcatcaatacattttaaagccaatatctgatACAGCTCTTGTgccgataatattgtgcatcacTATCTGTctcatttctctcctctttAGGCTGTTTGTTGGGTTCACTTTCCTGAAGTGATGTAAGGAGGACAATGGGTAAAGGGTAATGCTAACTGCAGCAACAGCCAAAAGGTGACattgctgacagcagctttaattattcACTAATGTCCCCCGCACAAATGTTTAGCCCTGATGACAAATGagagatgaacaaaaaaaacagtgtataCCTGCTCGGACACCCCCTCTCCGTAACGCAGAAGTGTTACAAAGTGCTCGCAGTTGCTTCCCAGTAAGTCGTACGACACCTCCTGGCCAATGAGGACTTGTGCTCGCTGGATGATTTCACAGATGGGCAGTGGTGTGTGGTTGTGGTCATACTTGTTGTTGACACGGTACGAGTCACTTCCCACTACTTCCTTTAGCAGCTGCATGCGCACGACTGCCTTCCTGCTGAAGACGGACTTCACACTGGACATGGCAGCTGTGTGGCTCTCAtctggagaagaagagaggagctttagtatttatttgaatattggaaacattttatatttagattataAATGCTTCAGAATAAAAATTCATTGTATAGTGTGTAGAGTGTTCCAgtcttggaaaaaaaagcaaggcaGTTAGTGACCTCTAATATTTTTGATTCAAAGAGAAAAGATGAGACAAATTGTTTCCATGTGTTGGCCCACTACACAAAACAACCTTTACAAGAAATACAAAGCTGATCTGGACAGTTTTCAGACGTTTACTTTAATCCTGTCAAAACAAAGCCTGCACCAAAACATCAAGTCCCTGTACGTGTAAATGTACGTGGCAATAAATACCaactctgattctgattctgattattattttgactAACCAACGGGAGTTAAGTTGATGATGTAACCATCTCCCAGGTAGAGAGCCCAGTGCTGATAGGCTGGTCTGAAGATCTCAATGAGATCACCAGGTTGGGGGTCACCAGAGGGGTCAGGAAGGTCAGGGTCATTTGAGGCCATCTATGAAGAAAGGGACAGAAATACAGTTTTATTGAATTTCGTTTTAATGAAAGCTACAAGGAAAACATGGTCTACATGTGTATATTAGAAAAAAGACAGTATTAAAGACAATATTCAAAATATGGAATAAtaggaaattatttcaaatcCTTGTAAATCCTATACCTACTGCGTTCTATAGGAAGATGTATAAATGTTACTATTTatgttaattataattattcaaATGACTACTGACTCACACATGTTCCCTTTTCGAGGTCAACAGGGTCATCCATACTCCATCAGGAACCAGACCAacccaaacaaataaaacaacaagccCACAGAGAAAGTACAAGTCCCGCACACTTACACtagagttttgttgttgtttagccATCCCACATCATGCTTCCACAAATTCTGAAAGCAAATGAACacaaaggatgttgttcttccaCTGCACAGCACTGAATGTAAATctgaagacaaataaaatatgaatacatttttctaTTTGTAGCAAAACGAccaaaaagccaaaaaaaatccaaattcttaTAGAAAGAGAATGCTAGCTGGGATTATTTTGACAATGTAAAGGTCACCTATACATACACAGACAATACAAACATAGGCTGTTGTGTCACGTACGCTGCCACAATAGCACTGACACAATGAGGAAGCTGACAGAAAAATAGTTGGAGCACAGGTTAGTTCACATCAAGAAAAACAGTACAACATAAAAAATAAGTTCCACAGTTTTAGTTGcgattttgtttttatgcattGTCACAAATCACCACAATTATTAAAGTTTCAACATTTATGATTAGTCCTACATGCACACAGGTTTAGTTTGGATAGGATGAAATCTATATCTGCCCAGGAGAGCAGTTAGCATATCCATCTCATCATTAATTTAAGATGCTGAAGCCATGCCACTGAAAAGAGAATGTCAACAATTATGCAGAAATAACATatcaaatataaacatatataaaggTATAAACACCTGTTTGGTCTCTTGTTGGAACTTTATAACACTGTGATGCTTTACTTACACATGACACCTGAGCAAGTGCAGGAAAAACACTTACCCAAACACCAGcagctttttctttctcaccATCTTAATTCTCCATCATAAATCCACACATTATCATTGAAAAAAGCCCAGTAAGAAAAGAGAAAACGGATGAGCTCAGTTCCAGTTTTATGAGGCAATAAGATATCTTATCAAATATAGTGAAGCCAAACAGAGGCTGGAGATCCTGGTTGAGGAGTTTCAGTGTCCACTGCTCTGAATGATGTCCATATGCCACAGCTGccaatgtctctctctctcactcactcactcactctctctctcacacatacacacacacaggtgacttccattcatctggacagcctaaacaaagcgttatccctattcttaaccataaccagttgatgcctaaccctaaccttaactaaaccacaattaaaatcttaatttaaCCAGTCCCTCAGAATTgtggttctgtctcattaggaccaggttctggtctccatgaggagtACTGGTCATGATCATAAAGATGAGGCTTTTGAAACAGCCTTCTGACGTCATAGACACGTGGAAATATGTGAAAACATTGGAGCAGTGCTTTCCAAGGTGTGCCTTGGAGGTATCACAGGTAGACCTTGTATGGGGATGTCTCGCTATACTCACAATTTAATGTATGATATATGTTTAATGCTGTTAAAGTGTGGACCTCGGATATTTTGCAAAACTTTTTATGGGCTTAAACCTCGGAGGTTTAGGAGGCTCTGATGTAGAGTGACCtggtgaaaataataaacacataaataaatacaacataaaaacatttgaagctGTGATGTGGAAATTCCATACCACTGTCtctatcattttaaatgataaatgattaaagtatttattgttttatttttggcgTGCGGTTAATCTTGGTGACCTGTGTATTATCAGCTGtacttgtgtgtatttgtgttgtgaACTGTTCTCGTGTCTGATGTCAGGGGTTGGATGCATTCTCTGCTCATTGATTGGCTGCTGCCCGCGAACCTCTCTTTACATGACTCCGCCCCCTGTCCCCATCCTGTCAGCCCTCAACCGGAACAGAGCAGGAACATTCTTTCGAAATAAAACTGATATAGAAAATGTAGCATGTAAGGATAGTGCaaaagtttcattttatttttaaattaactatagattaaaaaaaaagctgatccAAACTCTCGCTTTGCATTGTTTTCCACTTAAGATGTGACATTATGTGTGTGGctgatatgaaataaaatgtagagATTTGTATTAAAGAATGTGAAACCTATTTTCATTCCTGTATCCTGTATCTCTAATTAGAGAATGAGCTGCTATGGCTATGCCAATAAAATCTAACCAAAGTTGACTACAATgctgaaaaattaaacaaaaaaaggtgctgtaaaaatcatgaaaaataaGACGTTAAATAAGATTTCTTAAATCACATCTGATGGGGAATCAGGTGAATTCTAAAGACAACGGCCACAGGTATTTAAAGCATATGCAAGTCAGCCTATTTCAAATCTTATCTTTACACATTGTATTGGCATTTTGTCAAATGGggtttcattt encodes the following:
- the ftsj3 gene encoding pre-rRNA 2'-O-ribose RNA methyltransferase FTSJ3 — its product is MGKKLKVGKSRKDKFYHLAKETGYRSRSSFKLIQLNRKFQFLQKARALVDLCAAPGGWLQVASKFMPVSSLIIGVDLVPIKPIPNVVALQEDITSEKCRQALRKELQTWKVDVVLNDGAPNVGANWQHDAFSQAHLTLMALKLACEFLTKGGTFVTKVFRSKDYQPLIWIFQQFFKKVQATKPQASRNESAEIFVVCQGFVAPDKIDSKFFDPKHAFKEVEVQAKTVKELIPVKKPKAEGYTDGDLTLYHSFTVTSFLKADNPVDFLSKANEISFDNPDLESHAATSNEIKLCCRDIKVLGRKELRMLLSWRSKLRKYLAKKLKEAAKKLDQDVSISSDEDSDAEPDKKKDDVDEEENEEEEMVQKLAELKAEEVAELKRKKRKLLKERRKQRERVELKMDLPGVSIADDNDTSLFSLTSIKKKNVLADISKGDMQTADTLADGEDDMHLSEDDDEADKMSLASDLDDEDLEEVEQRQADLEKKAPNKKKVKFAEEEEDDEGQDSGLLVELEGKDEKKERETNLWFSKGIFSEIDLEGDAESELQQTELLQSKTTGKSKKRKAEEEAAEPEEKAGPSQEAKEESDSDSDDSSDDEKEITKMKQAKSAGGKSGDAEDDDFQVVPVESTSKKARILDAEGLALGCQIATSKKRARDLVDTSFHRFASSEEPWEVPEWFIDDERRHRKKPIPLTKEMVEEYKQKWKEIDARPIKRVAEAKARKKRRMLKKMDQAKKKAEAVVNTVDISEREKMAQLKSIYKKAGLGKEKREVTYLVSKKGVGKKVRRPPGLKGVFKVVDGRMKKDMRGMQRKEQRSKGGKGKGGKGKGRPSKGGKGGGGRGGKGK
- the plaat1 gene encoding phospholipase A and acyltransferase 1, which produces MAKQQQNSSMASNDPDLPDPSGDPQPGDLIEIFRPAYQHWALYLGDGYIINLTPVDESHTAAMSSVKSVFSRKAVVRMQLLKEVVGSDSYRVNNKYDHNHTPLPICEIIQRAQVLIGQEVSYDLLGSNCEHFVTLLRYGEGVSEQATRAIGAISLVSAAASAFSVLGLINTRSRNRPF